A single Lolium perenne isolate Kyuss_39 chromosome 6, Kyuss_2.0, whole genome shotgun sequence DNA region contains:
- the LOC127309011 gene encoding uncharacterized protein yields MGILVITVDLQCCRCRTKIKNVLECLREDYCIEKIEFEDKANKVIVRGKFDAEKLCKKIWCKACNVVKAIIIVDVWPLPPRPPTTCPTKPTKTCPPKTHTPDPEPPKPTYKFVPYPYPVPYPILMQCRWNCPPQQCRCCPTTKPPPLPPEAKPSECSQSHHHGGCGCGCKPAQPAPCYCSNQGGCSCRNYSNWPPPTWWPPQQPFFPPPWSTDCFDL; encoded by the exons ATGGGTATACTGGTGATTACGGTAGACCTGCAATGCTGCCGCTGCAGGACGAAGATCAAGAATGTCCTGGAGTGCCTCCGAG AGGATTACTGCATCGAGAAGATTGAGTTCGAGGACAAGGCCAACAAGGTGATCGTCCGCGGGAAGTTCGACGCGGAGAAGCTCTGCAAGAAGATCTGGTGCAAGGCCTGCAACGTCGTCAAGGCGATCATCATCGTCGACGTATGGCCGCTGCCGCCGCGGCCGCCAACAACATGCCCGACTAAGCCGACAAAAACATGCCCACCCAAGACACACACCCCGGACCCGGAGCCGCCGAAACCAACATACAAGTTCGTGCCATACCCGTACCCGGTGCCGTACCCTATCCTTATGCAGTGCCGCTGGAACTGCCCTCCGCAGCAGTGTCGTTGCTGCCCCACCACCAAGCCACCCCCGCTGCCGCCAGAGGCGAAGCCCAGCGAGTGCTCGCAGTCGCATCACCACggcggctgcggctgcggctgcAAACCTGCACAACCGGCGCCGTGCTACTGCTCAAACCAGGGAGGCTGCAGCTGCAGAAATTACTCTAACTGGCCGCCGCCTACCTGGTGGCCGCCGCAGCAACCCTTCTTCCCGCCGCCATGGTCGACCGATTGCTTTGATCTATGA